The Saccharopolyspora gloriosae genome has a segment encoding these proteins:
- a CDS encoding FAD-dependent monooxygenase: MRHAHRRVLVLGGGTAGNALTVLLRGSGIDVDLVESTSDWNADAGSGITLQGNALRVLREVGVLPAVLAQGFAFDSLGITAADGTVLHVATDLRTGGADLPATVGMRRPQLQRLLSEAVRASGARVRLGTRAVEVRQDADTVEVGFSDGSSGEYDLVVIAEGVRSATRALIGIGDRPVPTGMAIWRAPVPRPRGVARTDVAYGGPCFIAGYCPTGPDTMYAYLVERNRDRAKPDPDSYADEMRGLAAGYGGAWPEISAAITDPRRINYTWFERYLVEGPWHRGRSVLAGDAAHCCPPTIAQGAAMSLEDVHVLAELLTGAEDWDDELLNGYRERRMPRVRMVVDASVRIGEWLLRSAPDADIPGLMGRTMTALAVRP, translated from the coding sequence ATGCGACACGCGCATCGTCGAGTCCTCGTCCTCGGTGGTGGGACCGCCGGGAACGCCCTCACCGTCCTGCTGCGCGGGAGCGGGATCGACGTCGATCTGGTCGAGTCCACATCGGACTGGAACGCTGATGCCGGGTCCGGGATCACGTTGCAGGGGAACGCGTTGCGGGTCCTGCGAGAAGTCGGGGTGCTGCCGGCGGTGCTCGCTCAGGGCTTCGCGTTCGACTCGCTCGGCATCACCGCGGCCGACGGCACCGTGCTGCACGTCGCCACGGATCTGCGCACCGGCGGCGCCGACCTTCCGGCCACGGTCGGCATGCGCCGGCCGCAGCTGCAACGGCTGCTGAGCGAGGCCGTGCGGGCCTCCGGCGCCCGCGTGCGGCTGGGAACCCGGGCCGTGGAGGTGCGTCAGGACGCCGACACCGTCGAGGTCGGGTTCTCCGACGGCTCGTCCGGGGAGTACGACCTGGTCGTCATCGCCGAGGGCGTGCGTTCCGCGACGCGGGCGCTGATCGGCATCGGCGACCGGCCGGTGCCGACCGGGATGGCGATCTGGCGGGCGCCCGTACCTCGCCCGCGCGGGGTGGCACGCACCGATGTGGCCTACGGCGGGCCGTGCTTCATCGCCGGGTACTGCCCGACCGGACCCGACACGATGTACGCCTACCTGGTCGAGCGGAACCGGGACCGGGCGAAGCCGGACCCGGACTCCTACGCGGACGAGATGCGCGGTCTGGCAGCGGGATACGGCGGTGCCTGGCCGGAGATCAGCGCCGCGATCACCGACCCGCGCCGGATCAACTACACGTGGTTCGAGCGGTACCTGGTGGAAGGACCGTGGCATCGCGGTCGTTCTGTGCTCGCGGGCGACGCCGCGCATTGCTGCCCGCCCACGATCGCGCAAGGCGCGGCGATGTCCCTGGAGGACGTCCACGTGCTCGCCGAGTTGCTGACCGGCGCCGAGGACTGGGACGACGAGCTGCTGAACGGTTACCGGGAGCGCCGGATGCCGCGAGTGCGGATGGTCGTGGACGCATCGGTGCGGATCGGGGAGTGGCTGCTGCGGTCGGCGCCGGACGCGGACATCCCCGGCCTGATGGGCCGCACCATGACGGCGTTGGCGGTGCGCCCATGA
- a CDS encoding amidohydrolase family protein, with protein MSTVDVHAHVLLPELDEAVAGRPGHAESRELDARRNGTEALAVNRRMIGERLPLLTDPARRLAAMDAAGVDVQLVSPSPSHYHHWAGPGLAEELCRRAGEGTAAHCATAPDRLVGLGLAPLQHPVLMARSLEDALARGLVGVEISSHAPGSGAAPPVELSDPRLAEFWDLAERAGALVFLHPFGCTLDERLDRWYLSNSVGQPVENAVALSHLIFSGVLDRHPELRLIAAHGGGYLPAHLGRADHAWRTRPDARAGCAREPSAYLRNLYFDSLVHDPFALRELVRAAGAGRVLLGSDFPFDMGTGDPLGALRAAEVSEPDFHAIRGGNAAALLPIRGGTP; from the coding sequence ATGTCCACAGTGGACGTTCATGCGCACGTGCTGCTGCCGGAACTGGACGAGGCGGTCGCCGGACGGCCCGGTCACGCCGAATCGCGGGAACTCGACGCGCGTCGCAACGGCACCGAAGCCCTCGCGGTCAACCGCCGGATGATCGGCGAGCGGCTCCCCCTGCTGACCGATCCGGCTCGGCGGCTCGCGGCGATGGACGCCGCCGGAGTGGACGTGCAGCTCGTCAGTCCTTCACCGTCGCACTATCACCACTGGGCCGGCCCCGGCCTGGCCGAGGAACTGTGCCGCCGGGCGGGCGAGGGCACGGCCGCGCACTGCGCGACCGCCCCCGACCGGCTGGTCGGCCTCGGCTTGGCGCCGTTGCAGCATCCGGTCCTGATGGCGCGATCGCTGGAGGACGCGCTCGCTCGCGGCCTGGTCGGTGTCGAGATCTCCTCGCACGCGCCCGGTTCCGGCGCCGCGCCGCCGGTGGAGCTCTCGGATCCACGGCTCGCGGAGTTCTGGGACCTCGCCGAACGGGCCGGTGCGCTGGTGTTCCTGCACCCGTTCGGCTGCACCCTCGACGAGCGGTTGGACCGGTGGTACCTGTCCAACTCCGTGGGCCAGCCCGTGGAGAACGCGGTGGCGCTGTCGCACCTGATCTTCTCCGGTGTGCTGGACCGCCACCCGGAGCTGCGGCTGATCGCGGCGCACGGCGGCGGCTACCTGCCCGCGCACCTCGGCCGCGCCGACCACGCGTGGCGCACCCGTCCCGACGCGCGGGCAGGCTGCGCCCGCGAACCCAGCGCGTACCTGCGGAACCTGTACTTCGACTCGCTCGTGCACGACCCGTTCGCGTTGCGGGAGCTCGTGCGGGCGGCGGGTGCCGGCCGCGTGCTGCTCGGCTCCGACTTCCCCTTCGACATGGGGACCGGGGACCCGCTGGGCGCACTGCGCGCGGCCGAGGTCTCCGAACCCGATTTCCACGCCATCCGCGGCGGGAACGCCGCGGCCCTGCTGCCCATCCGAGGAGGAACCCCATGA